Proteins from a genomic interval of Xanthomonas sp. AM6:
- the rho gene encoding transcription termination factor Rho, with the protein MSDNTTTEPGSVDAPAEKRARKPRVSKAVAGAEGGAEHGAPAQPNLPLNPAPAQAEAPRSAPQERPERQERAAPQEHAQAQATSSPQSAPASGGDAQGQGGGNQNDGGEAREAREGGNPRFNNQNPQNQNNQNQNNQQGNRRDRFRNRRDRDRNGGGGGGGGGRERYPDNGLPNDTGANEVFVPRPHANVPEGFPIYSLSDLKRMPAQKLLDIAEQLNIQDGVARARKQDVIFALLKVLTRHGEGVAADGVLEILPDGFGFLRAAEASYLAGPDDTYISPSQIRRFNLRTGDHLSGRIRFPKDGERYFALSIVDTINGEPLEASKNKVLFENLTALFPRKRFTLERGNGSSEDISGRILDLMAPQGKGQRALIVSPPKAGKTMLMQQVATAITTNHPDVHMIVLLIDERPEEVTEMQRTVRGEVISSTFDEPAARHVQVAEMVIERAKRLVEHKKDVVILLDSITRLARAYNNVVPSSGKVLSGGVDANALHRPKRFFGAARNVEEGGSLTIIATALVETGSKMDEVIYEEFKGTGNSEVHLNRRIAEKRVYPAIDINRSGTRREDLLIEPELLQKIWILRKLLHPMDEIAAMEFLLDKMKNTKSNDEFFGSMKR; encoded by the coding sequence TTGTCCGATAACACCACCACCGAACCCGGGAGCGTCGACGCCCCCGCCGAGAAGCGCGCGCGCAAGCCCCGCGTCAGCAAGGCCGTTGCCGGCGCCGAAGGCGGAGCCGAGCACGGCGCGCCGGCGCAGCCGAACCTGCCGCTGAACCCGGCGCCGGCCCAGGCCGAGGCGCCGCGCTCCGCGCCGCAGGAACGCCCCGAACGCCAGGAACGCGCCGCGCCGCAGGAACACGCGCAGGCGCAGGCCACGTCCTCGCCCCAGTCCGCTCCCGCCTCCGGCGGCGATGCCCAGGGCCAGGGCGGCGGCAACCAGAACGACGGCGGCGAAGCGCGCGAGGCGCGCGAAGGCGGCAACCCGCGCTTCAACAACCAGAATCCGCAGAACCAGAACAACCAGAACCAGAACAACCAGCAGGGCAATCGCCGCGACCGCTTCCGCAATCGCCGCGATCGCGATCGCAACGGCGGCGGCGGCGGTGGTGGTGGTGGCCGCGAGCGCTACCCCGACAACGGCCTGCCCAACGACACCGGCGCCAACGAGGTGTTCGTGCCGCGCCCGCACGCCAACGTGCCGGAAGGCTTCCCGATCTACTCGCTGAGCGACCTGAAGCGGATGCCGGCGCAGAAGCTGCTGGACATCGCCGAGCAGCTCAACATCCAGGACGGCGTGGCCCGCGCGCGCAAGCAGGACGTGATCTTCGCGCTGCTGAAGGTGCTGACCCGCCACGGCGAAGGCGTCGCCGCCGACGGCGTGCTGGAGATCCTGCCGGACGGCTTCGGCTTCCTGCGCGCGGCCGAGGCCAGCTACCTGGCCGGCCCGGACGACACCTACATCTCGCCCAGCCAGATCCGCCGCTTCAACCTGCGCACCGGCGACCACCTGTCCGGCCGCATCCGCTTCCCGAAGGACGGCGAACGCTACTTCGCGCTGTCGATCGTCGACACGATCAACGGCGAGCCGCTGGAAGCGAGCAAGAACAAGGTCCTGTTCGAGAACCTGACCGCGCTGTTCCCGCGCAAGCGCTTCACCCTGGAACGCGGCAACGGTTCGTCCGAAGACATCTCCGGGCGCATCCTCGACCTGATGGCGCCGCAGGGCAAGGGCCAGCGCGCGCTGATCGTGTCCCCGCCCAAGGCCGGCAAGACCATGCTGATGCAGCAGGTGGCCACGGCGATCACCACCAACCATCCCGACGTGCACATGATCGTGCTGCTGATCGACGAGCGGCCGGAAGAAGTGACCGAAATGCAGCGCACCGTGCGCGGCGAGGTCATCTCCTCCACCTTCGACGAGCCGGCCGCGCGCCACGTGCAGGTCGCCGAGATGGTGATCGAACGCGCCAAGCGCCTGGTCGAGCACAAGAAGGACGTGGTGATCCTGCTCGACTCGATCACCCGCCTGGCCCGCGCCTACAACAACGTGGTGCCGTCCTCCGGCAAGGTGCTCAGCGGCGGCGTCGACGCCAACGCCCTGCACCGCCCGAAGCGTTTCTTCGGCGCGGCCCGCAACGTCGAGGAAGGCGGCTCGCTGACCATCATCGCTACCGCGCTGGTGGAGACCGGCAGCAAGATGGACGAGGTGATCTACGAGGAGTTCAAGGGCACCGGCAACAGCGAAGTGCACCTGAACCGCCGCATCGCCGAGAAGCGCGTGTACCCGGCGATCGACATCAACCGTTCCGGCACCCGCCGCGAAGACCTGCTGATCGAGCCGGAGTTGCTGCAGAAGATCTGGATCCTGCGCAAGCTGCTGCATCCGATGGACGAGATCGCAGCGATGGAATTCCTGCTGGACAAGATGAAGAACACCAAGTCCAACGACGAGTTCTTCGGTTCGATGAAGCGCTGA
- the trxA gene encoding thioredoxin TrxA, which yields MSDKVLHVGDADFDTAVLQSGEPVLVDFWAEWCGPCKMIAPVLDDLADTYDGKLKVAKVNVDENRATAIKYHVRSIPMLLLFKDGQVQATQIGAVGKGQLTQMIDKTLGGAAA from the coding sequence GTGAGCGACAAGGTCCTACACGTCGGCGATGCCGATTTCGATACCGCCGTGCTGCAATCCGGCGAACCGGTCCTGGTGGACTTCTGGGCGGAATGGTGCGGCCCGTGCAAGATGATCGCCCCGGTGCTGGACGACCTGGCCGACACCTACGACGGCAAGCTCAAGGTCGCCAAGGTCAACGTCGACGAGAACCGCGCCACCGCGATCAAGTACCACGTGCGCTCGATCCCGATGCTGCTGCTGTTCAAGGACGGCCAGGTCCAGGCCACCCAGATCGGCGCGGTCGGCAAGGGCCAGCTGACCCAGATGATCGACAAGACCCTGGGCGGCGCGGCCGCCTGA